One window of Candidatus Eisenbacteria bacterium genomic DNA carries:
- a CDS encoding threonine synthase, with the protein MKAEGSFNPALEALECFDCGVACDLTAPRATCPACGRPLVARYDLARVRATTPRDGLAAFGTDLWRYRAVLPFSTTFAPVRLGEGGTPLLPLARLGESLGVAELWLKEESGNPTQSFKARGLALAVSGALAFGVRGIALPSAGNAGSAAAAYAAAAGLPCRVVMPEDTPEAFVLETRAFGAELRLVDGTIADAGRLLAEWAPAPQWWNVSTFKEPFRLEGKKTLGYEIAEQLGWRLPDVILYPTGGGTGLVGMARAFRELASLGWTEGPMPRLVAVQAADCAPVVRAFESGAARVAPWENARTVASGLRVPSPFADTLILAAIRDSGGTAVAVRDEDLLDAMHELAGSEGVQACPEGAATLAALRQLRRSGEVGAAERVVIFDTGSGLKYPEAWRLALTRRDAVAEVAR; encoded by the coding sequence GTGAAGGCGGAAGGGAGCTTCAATCCGGCGCTCGAAGCGCTCGAATGCTTCGATTGCGGTGTGGCCTGCGACCTGACGGCGCCGCGCGCGACCTGCCCGGCGTGCGGCCGCCCGCTGGTCGCCCGCTACGACCTCGCCCGTGTGCGGGCGACGACGCCCCGCGACGGCCTGGCGGCGTTCGGCACCGACCTGTGGCGCTACCGCGCCGTGTTGCCTTTCTCGACGACCTTCGCGCCGGTGCGCCTCGGCGAGGGGGGCACGCCGCTGCTGCCGCTCGCGCGCCTGGGCGAATCGCTCGGCGTCGCCGAGCTGTGGCTGAAGGAGGAGAGCGGCAACCCGACGCAGTCGTTCAAGGCCCGCGGCCTCGCCCTGGCGGTCAGCGGGGCGCTCGCGTTCGGCGTCCGCGGCATCGCCCTGCCGAGCGCCGGCAACGCCGGCTCCGCGGCCGCGGCCTACGCCGCGGCCGCGGGGCTGCCGTGCCGGGTCGTCATGCCGGAGGACACTCCCGAGGCGTTCGTGCTCGAGACGCGCGCGTTCGGCGCCGAGCTGCGGCTCGTGGACGGGACGATCGCCGATGCGGGCCGGCTGCTCGCCGAATGGGCGCCGGCGCCGCAGTGGTGGAACGTCTCGACCTTCAAGGAGCCGTTCCGGCTCGAGGGCAAGAAGACGCTCGGCTACGAGATCGCCGAACAACTCGGCTGGCGGCTGCCCGACGTGATCCTTTATCCCACGGGTGGAGGCACGGGCCTGGTCGGCATGGCGCGCGCGTTCCGCGAGCTGGCGTCGCTCGGCTGGACCGAGGGCCCGATGCCGCGGCTGGTTGCCGTGCAGGCGGCGGACTGCGCGCCGGTCGTGCGCGCCTTCGAGTCGGGAGCGGCCCGCGTCGCTCCCTGGGAAAACGCGCGCACCGTGGCGTCCGGCCTGCGCGTGCCCTCGCCGTTCGCCGACACGCTGATCCTGGCGGCGATTCGCGACAGCGGGGGCACGGCGGTCGCGGTTCGCGACGAGGACCTGCTCGACGCGATGCACGAACTGGCCGGCAGCGAGGGCGTCCAGGCGTGCCCCGAAGGCGCGGCGACCCTGGCGGCGCTGCGGCAGCTGCGGCGCAGCGGCGAAGTGGGGGCGGCCGAGCGCGTCGTGATTTTCGACACGGGAAGCGGGCTCAAGTACCCGGAGGCCTGGCGGCTCGCGCTCACGAGACGCGACGCGGTGGCGGAGGTGGCGCGGTGA
- a CDS encoding nodulation protein NfeD, whose translation MRRLPGAAMVAAILLAIGTPAPCTVRAAGGADAPAVRVVAARLDGPVSPVMDDVLRSALERAAREQAAAVLLEIDTPGGLESSMRDMIQRLLASEVPVIAWVTPSGAHAASAGVFIVMACDVAAMSPGTNIGAATPISMSGPMDSTLARKATNDASAFARTIAAQRGRNVRWAERAVREAVAASETEAVAESIVDFVAGTQAEVLAKADGRPWRRGDLVRTLDLKAAVVTRLDPDFRQRLLGHIADPNIAYILMMLGFYGLIFELQNPGAILPGVVGGICLVLAFFALSTLPVNAAGVALVVLGLAFLLAEIKVASHGMLAIGGTLSLGLGTLMLFRSGTVQVSLPLVVAGTALTAGFFLWVIGAGLRAGRRRVTTGAPGLVGQRGVVVGKIDVAGMVRIGDELWSATADEVLETGAAVEVVSVSGLQLSVRRLRREG comes from the coding sequence GTGAGACGCCTACCCGGAGCCGCGATGGTTGCGGCGATCCTGCTCGCGATCGGGACGCCGGCGCCATGCACCGTCCGAGCCGCGGGGGGTGCCGACGCGCCCGCCGTCCGTGTCGTCGCCGCGAGGCTCGACGGCCCGGTCTCGCCCGTGATGGACGACGTGCTGCGTAGCGCGCTCGAGCGCGCCGCGCGCGAGCAGGCGGCGGCCGTGCTGCTCGAGATCGACACGCCGGGCGGACTGGAGTCGAGCATGCGCGACATGATCCAGAGGCTGCTGGCGAGCGAGGTTCCGGTCATCGCGTGGGTGACTCCTTCCGGGGCGCACGCCGCCTCGGCCGGCGTGTTCATCGTCATGGCCTGCGACGTGGCGGCCATGTCGCCCGGCACCAACATCGGCGCCGCGACGCCGATCTCGATGAGCGGCCCGATGGACTCGACGCTCGCGCGCAAGGCGACGAACGACGCCTCCGCCTTCGCCCGCACGATCGCAGCGCAACGGGGTCGCAACGTTCGCTGGGCCGAGCGCGCGGTGCGCGAGGCGGTCGCGGCGAGCGAGACCGAGGCGGTCGCCGAGAGCATCGTGGACTTCGTGGCGGGCACGCAGGCGGAAGTGCTCGCGAAGGCGGACGGCCGCCCGTGGCGTCGCGGCGATCTCGTCCGCACGCTGGACCTGAAGGCGGCCGTGGTCACGCGGCTCGATCCGGACTTTCGCCAGCGCCTGCTCGGCCACATCGCCGATCCGAACATCGCCTACATCCTGATGATGCTCGGCTTCTACGGACTGATCTTCGAGCTGCAGAACCCGGGCGCCATCCTGCCCGGGGTGGTCGGGGGCATCTGCCTCGTGCTGGCCTTCTTCGCGCTCTCGACCCTGCCGGTCAACGCGGCGGGCGTCGCGCTCGTCGTGCTCGGACTTGCCTTCCTGCTGGCCGAGATCAAGGTCGCGAGCCACGGCATGCTGGCGATCGGCGGGACGCTGTCGCTGGGCCTCGGCACGCTGATGCTGTTCCGCTCGGGGACCGTGCAGGTCTCGCTGCCGCTGGTCGTGGCCGGCACCGCGCTGACCGCGGGATTCTTCCTGTGGGTGATCGGCGCCGGGCTGCGGGCCGGACGACGCAGGGTGACGACCGGCGCTCCCGGCCTCGTCGGCCAGCGGGGCGTTGTCGTCGGGAAGATCGACGTCGCGGGCATGGTCCGCATCGGCGACGAACTGTGGAGCGCGACGGCGGACGAGGTGCTCGAGACGGGCGCCGCGGTCGAAGTCGTATCGGTGTCGGGATTGCAGCTGTCGGTCCGGCGGCTGCGAAGGGAGGGGTGA